In Archangium violaceum, the following are encoded in one genomic region:
- a CDS encoding RNA polymerase sigma factor, whose amino-acid sequence MLVADDSAAPPWKADVLAARRGDPSAFESLVRSVQRPVYGLALRLLSNEAEAAEVSQEAFLRAYQNLHKYDESRPFDLWVMAITRNLCLDLLRRRTKVKTEELEPMSELLPSGEASLEDGAIARQEHQSLEAALATLSADDREVLALYYVQKRTTKEIAQVLGCAPGTIMARLFRAREKLRKKMSPEEPT is encoded by the coding sequence ATGCTGGTGGCCGATGACTCCGCCGCCCCGCCCTGGAAGGCCGATGTACTGGCCGCCCGGCGCGGGGACCCCTCGGCCTTCGAGTCGCTCGTACGCAGCGTGCAACGCCCCGTCTACGGTCTGGCGCTGCGCCTGCTGAGCAACGAGGCCGAGGCCGCCGAGGTCTCCCAGGAGGCCTTCCTGCGCGCCTACCAGAACCTCCACAAGTACGACGAGTCCCGCCCCTTCGACCTGTGGGTGATGGCCATCACCCGCAACCTGTGCCTGGACCTGCTGCGCCGGCGCACCAAGGTGAAGACGGAGGAGCTCGAGCCGATGAGCGAGCTCCTCCCCAGTGGAGAGGCCTCCCTCGAGGACGGCGCCATCGCCCGCCAGGAGCACCAGTCGCTGGAGGCGGCCCTGGCCACCCTGTCCGCTGACGACCGGGAGGTGCTGGCGCTCTACTACGTGCAGAAGCGCACCACCAAGGAGATCGCCCAGGTCCTGGGCTGCGCGCCGGGCACCATCATGGCGCGCCTGTTCCGGGCCCGGGAGAAGCTCCGCAAGAAGATGAGCCCGGAGGAGCCGACATGA
- a CDS encoding adenylate/guanylate cyclase domain-containing protein, whose amino-acid sequence MRRRSGARLPLVVSRRDVGVRAVEVSRVSQGSTQSAKSAGLRGPHLKGRFPDGSSGDFPLGDLTTLGRHPSNTVRLVDREVSKEHASIERMGRDFILRDLGSSNGTFVNGRRVAELRLRDGDEITLGASKLVFHVGEQSSSFAPVAQPPVPTGPPANPGRAAPRVTVVAQSHSIPAFLAQMDQQAPQNFRPAEQIQELATLKREYEKLRLAYEFHRQVSQQGKQADLFEQILSVAFQLLAADHGVILKPVADGQFTAVAMKHRQGSPMNVMVSDTVLQKVVETHKAVLTADAIIDERFSSSESIVAQGIRSAMAVPLLSKGHLEAVLFLDSRQQTNAFSEKDLTILSGIAAQAAIALENAALGEQIRAEAITRAELSRFLSRAVAEAVIRGETEDLRQSRLAEVTCLFADIRGFTTLSENESPQEVVSMLNEFFTLMAGVVFRHEGNLDKFIGDCVMAVWGPPSQHPDDPARALRAALEMQDAVEVLNGSRMAAGKPPIEVGIGVNTGQAVVGYMGSTERHEFTAIGDTVNTASRLCGLAKGGEVVATESTVRKAGNGFEVAPLPVTQVKGKEKGVQPYLVLGWEITNSKA is encoded by the coding sequence ATGCGTCGCCGTTCCGGTGCCCGATTGCCTCTGGTAGTGTCCCGCCGTGACGTTGGAGTCCGGGCCGTCGAGGTCTCGCGCGTGAGTCAAGGTTCCACCCAATCCGCAAAGTCCGCTGGCCTCCGGGGTCCGCACCTCAAGGGACGGTTCCCGGATGGCTCGTCAGGGGATTTCCCGCTGGGAGATCTGACGACATTGGGTCGCCATCCCTCCAACACGGTGCGGCTGGTGGACCGGGAAGTCTCCAAGGAGCACGCCAGCATCGAGCGGATGGGGCGCGACTTCATCCTGCGAGATCTGGGCTCCTCCAACGGCACCTTCGTCAACGGGCGGCGCGTGGCGGAGCTGCGGCTGCGCGACGGGGATGAGATCACCCTGGGCGCCTCCAAGCTCGTCTTCCACGTCGGGGAACAGTCGAGCTCGTTCGCCCCGGTGGCGCAGCCGCCGGTGCCCACGGGGCCCCCGGCCAACCCGGGGCGTGCCGCGCCTCGCGTGACGGTGGTGGCGCAGTCGCACTCCATCCCCGCGTTCCTCGCGCAGATGGATCAGCAGGCGCCGCAGAACTTCCGGCCCGCCGAGCAGATCCAGGAGCTGGCCACCCTCAAGCGCGAGTACGAGAAGCTGCGCCTGGCCTACGAGTTCCACCGGCAGGTGAGCCAGCAGGGCAAACAGGCCGATCTCTTCGAGCAGATCCTCTCGGTGGCCTTCCAGCTGCTGGCGGCCGACCACGGCGTCATCCTCAAGCCGGTCGCGGATGGGCAGTTCACCGCGGTGGCGATGAAGCACCGGCAGGGCAGCCCGATGAACGTGATGGTGTCCGACACCGTGCTGCAGAAGGTGGTCGAGACGCACAAGGCGGTGCTCACCGCGGACGCCATCATCGACGAGCGCTTCTCCTCCTCGGAGAGCATCGTGGCCCAGGGCATCCGCTCGGCCATGGCCGTGCCGCTCTTGTCCAAGGGCCACCTGGAGGCGGTGCTGTTCCTGGACTCGCGCCAGCAGACCAACGCCTTCTCGGAGAAGGACCTGACGATCCTCTCGGGCATCGCGGCCCAGGCGGCCATCGCCCTGGAGAACGCGGCGCTGGGCGAGCAGATCCGCGCCGAGGCCATCACCCGCGCCGAGCTCAGCCGCTTCCTGTCACGGGCGGTGGCCGAGGCGGTGATCCGCGGCGAGACCGAGGACCTGCGGCAGAGCCGGCTGGCGGAAGTGACGTGCCTGTTCGCGGACATCCGCGGCTTCACCACCCTGTCGGAGAACGAGTCTCCGCAGGAGGTGGTGTCCATGCTCAACGAGTTCTTCACCCTGATGGCGGGCGTGGTGTTCCGCCACGAGGGGAACCTGGACAAGTTCATCGGCGACTGCGTGATGGCGGTGTGGGGTCCGCCCTCGCAGCACCCGGACGATCCGGCCCGCGCGCTGCGCGCCGCGCTGGAGATGCAGGACGCGGTGGAGGTGCTCAACGGCTCGCGGATGGCGGCGGGCAAGCCGCCCATCGAGGTGGGCATCGGCGTGAACACCGGCCAGGCCGTCGTGGGCTACATGGGTAGCACCGAGCGCCATGAGTTCACGGCGATCGGTGATACCGTGAACACGGCCTCGCGCCTGTGCGGGCTGGCCAAGGGGGGAGAGGTGGTGGCAACCGAGAGCACCGTCAGGAAGGCCGGCAACGGCTTCGAGGTCGCGCCCCTGCCCGTCACCCAGGTGAAGGGCAAGGAGAAGGGCGTTCAGCCGTACCTCGTGCTCGGGTGGGAGATCACCAACTCCAAGGCCTGA
- the truD gene encoding tRNA pseudouridine(13) synthase TruD encodes MRIKQRPEDFSVKESYRFDEVPSGRYRVYLMDKQKLSTFDAADRIRDAFGLKPGSISYCGLKDKQGRTEQLIAVDGADVDMQEPDLRLKYLGRSDKALSAANITSNRFAVTVRSLSETSVGFLNVAAAEVNRLGVVNYFDSQRFGSLKHGQGFIAKDLIRGDFEAALRNYLAKPSELDRTEDAKVKSFWRDNWGRWDARVPFEGSKKYHRILKSLREHPGDYLRAFLQIDASYRAMLLFTYQSYLWNEGVRRYLQLLLPREHLFPLKYQAGTLLFYRDADPEVLRVLRESTFPLLAPDTRIEDPKVKEAVDWVLGREKLSLEDLRIKEAPRMLYFKHEERPTVVLPHKLVIGRVQNDELNRGEYKVNIAFTLPPGAYATLVIKRLFHFEYQEESAQQIRDSWRAPVEDQDGEAADTAYAPRGPRKAPAPTPPLRDASRGGSVPKGAPGARGTARRSPAPEAPTAPDKRVRTRETTEARPTPTLGFRESQRQKKDAKEKARREQAAKRPESRKKK; translated from the coding sequence GTGCGAATCAAGCAGAGACCCGAAGATTTCTCCGTCAAGGAGTCGTACCGCTTCGACGAGGTGCCGAGCGGTCGCTACCGCGTCTACCTGATGGACAAGCAGAAGCTGTCCACCTTCGACGCGGCGGACCGCATCCGCGACGCCTTCGGCCTCAAGCCAGGCTCCATCTCCTACTGCGGCCTGAAGGACAAGCAGGGCCGCACCGAGCAGCTCATCGCGGTGGACGGGGCGGACGTGGACATGCAGGAGCCCGACCTGCGCCTGAAGTACCTGGGGCGCTCGGACAAGGCCCTGTCGGCCGCCAACATCACCTCCAACCGCTTCGCCGTCACCGTGCGCTCGCTGTCCGAGACGTCCGTCGGCTTCCTCAACGTGGCCGCCGCCGAGGTCAACCGCCTGGGCGTGGTGAACTACTTCGACAGCCAGCGCTTCGGCTCGCTCAAGCACGGCCAGGGCTTCATCGCCAAGGATCTCATCCGCGGCGACTTCGAGGCCGCGCTGCGCAACTACCTGGCCAAGCCCTCGGAGCTGGACCGGACCGAGGACGCCAAGGTGAAGAGCTTCTGGCGCGACAACTGGGGCCGGTGGGACGCGCGCGTGCCCTTCGAGGGCAGCAAGAAGTACCACCGCATCCTCAAGTCCCTGCGCGAGCACCCCGGCGACTACCTGCGCGCCTTCCTGCAGATCGACGCGTCCTACCGCGCCATGCTGCTCTTCACCTACCAGAGCTACCTCTGGAACGAGGGCGTGCGGCGCTACCTCCAGCTGCTGCTGCCCCGCGAGCACCTCTTCCCCCTGAAGTACCAGGCCGGCACCCTCCTCTTCTACCGCGACGCGGACCCCGAGGTGCTCCGCGTCCTGCGCGAGTCCACCTTCCCCCTGCTCGCCCCGGACACCCGCATCGAGGATCCGAAGGTGAAGGAGGCCGTGGACTGGGTGCTCGGACGCGAGAAGCTGTCCCTGGAGGACCTCCGCATCAAGGAGGCCCCGCGGATGCTCTACTTCAAGCACGAGGAGCGCCCCACCGTCGTCCTCCCCCACAAGCTCGTCATCGGCCGCGTCCAGAACGATGAGCTGAACCGGGGCGAGTACAAGGTCAACATCGCCTTCACCCTGCCCCCCGGCGCCTACGCCACGCTCGTCATCAAGCGGCTCTTTCACTTCGAGTATCAGGAGGAGAGCGCCCAGCAGATCCGCGACTCCTGGCGGGCTCCCGTCGAGGACCAGGATGGGGAGGCGGCCGACACCGCCTATGCTCCCCGGGGTCCCCGCAAGGCCCCCGCTCCCACGCCCCCCCTCCGGGATGCCAGCAGGGGGGGTTCCGTGCCCAAGGGCGCGCCTGGGGCCAGGGGTACGGCCAGGCGGAGCCCGGCTCCCGAGGCCCCCACCGCTCCCGACAAGCGCGTGCGGACCCGGGAGACCACCGAGGCCAGGCCCACCCCGACCCTCGGCTTCCGCGAGAGCCAGCGCCAGAAGAAGGACGCCAAGGAAAAGGCACGGCGCGAGCAGGCGGCCAAGCGCCCGGAATCACGGAAGAAGAAGTGA
- a CDS encoding serine/threonine-protein kinase: MKTQNCPNCARAHDVSGLADGHELPCACGTRFPVRGLERSPVASLDAGVDATVVRPSLPVGGSPGMMTGPVAEGSLVSTAVELPGYELVRVLGRGGMGEVWLARQKSLRRMVAVKVLPPRLAKDPEFVTRFDKEATALAALNHPNIVQIIDRGVAGEHYYFVMEYVEGRSLRDVMRELSPSEALRVALQVARAIESAHDKDIIHRDLKPENILLDGRGHVKVADFGLAGIRRPDSRLQLTATAVAMGTINYMAPEQRRDAKNVDGRADLFSFGVVLYEMLTGELPVGRFKLPSERVEGLDARVDDVVARLLENEPEARYLKAAEVCRELESLVSSTSLPPGMVQQHEAELSPVRSRLRSGWRKVRVVLTVLGGMVVVFAGARQVLGRPATLFQFGDKKVVLGTWGPRLTDADKPWPDNTDADLFVSSSVEELADGRVRLGVDFVQGEEELNAHAGTWTLENGQLRAMQGGNEAGGGQLIPRAYLSHRYFSSDDFSAEALMSASPLGKGYAEEPDAQHYAELSFRDTGLQVSVYAIPNAGMRLSWRYTDAGGEEVVGNSSQEVESLVQDETPVPVGPFRVKLQLKKKKNGVDVQAYISGASEPFARKFLEGFQGRSGKVAVGCRNLSCTFDDLVVRGVQTKKSAHDKVAETEQE; this comes from the coding sequence ATGAAGACCCAGAACTGTCCCAACTGCGCGCGTGCGCACGACGTGAGCGGGCTCGCGGACGGCCACGAGTTGCCGTGTGCCTGCGGGACCCGCTTCCCGGTGCGGGGGCTGGAGCGCTCGCCGGTGGCCTCCCTGGATGCCGGCGTGGATGCCACGGTGGTGCGCCCCTCGCTGCCGGTGGGGGGCTCGCCCGGGATGATGACCGGACCCGTGGCGGAGGGCTCGTTGGTCTCCACCGCGGTCGAGCTGCCGGGCTACGAGCTGGTGCGCGTGCTGGGCCGGGGCGGCATGGGCGAGGTGTGGCTGGCGCGGCAGAAGTCGCTGCGCCGCATGGTGGCGGTGAAGGTGCTGCCGCCGCGGCTGGCGAAGGATCCCGAGTTCGTCACGCGCTTCGACAAGGAGGCCACGGCGCTCGCGGCGCTCAACCACCCCAACATCGTGCAGATCATCGATCGCGGGGTGGCCGGAGAGCACTACTACTTCGTGATGGAGTACGTGGAGGGGCGCTCGCTGCGCGACGTGATGCGCGAGCTGTCGCCTTCCGAGGCCCTGCGCGTGGCGTTGCAGGTGGCGCGGGCCATCGAGAGCGCGCACGACAAGGACATCATCCACCGCGACCTGAAGCCGGAGAACATCCTGCTGGATGGGCGCGGGCACGTGAAGGTGGCGGACTTCGGCCTGGCGGGCATCCGCCGGCCGGACTCGCGGCTGCAACTCACCGCCACGGCGGTGGCCATGGGGACGATCAACTACATGGCCCCGGAGCAGCGCCGGGACGCGAAGAACGTGGATGGGCGGGCGGATCTGTTCTCGTTCGGCGTGGTGCTCTACGAGATGCTCACCGGCGAGCTGCCGGTGGGGCGCTTCAAGCTGCCGTCCGAGCGCGTGGAGGGGTTGGACGCGCGGGTGGACGACGTGGTGGCGCGGCTGTTGGAGAACGAGCCCGAGGCGCGCTACCTGAAGGCCGCCGAGGTGTGCCGGGAGCTGGAGTCGCTCGTGTCGAGCACCTCGCTGCCGCCGGGGATGGTGCAGCAGCACGAGGCCGAGCTGAGCCCGGTGCGCAGTCGGCTGAGGTCGGGCTGGCGCAAGGTGCGGGTGGTGCTCACGGTGCTGGGCGGGATGGTGGTGGTCTTCGCCGGAGCGAGACAGGTGCTGGGCCGCCCGGCGACCCTCTTCCAGTTCGGCGACAAGAAGGTGGTGCTCGGTACGTGGGGGCCGCGGTTGACGGACGCGGACAAGCCGTGGCCGGACAACACCGATGCGGACCTGTTCGTGTCCTCGTCGGTGGAGGAGCTGGCGGACGGGCGGGTGCGGTTGGGAGTGGACTTCGTGCAGGGCGAGGAGGAGCTGAACGCCCATGCGGGAACGTGGACGTTGGAGAACGGACAACTCCGCGCGATGCAGGGGGGCAACGAGGCCGGCGGTGGGCAGCTGATTCCGCGCGCGTACCTGTCCCACCGCTACTTCTCCAGTGACGACTTCTCCGCCGAGGCGCTGATGAGCGCGAGCCCGCTGGGCAAGGGCTACGCCGAGGAGCCGGACGCGCAGCACTACGCCGAGCTGTCCTTCCGGGACACGGGCCTGCAGGTGTCCGTGTACGCCATCCCCAACGCGGGCATGCGGCTGAGCTGGCGCTACACCGACGCGGGAGGGGAGGAAGTGGTGGGCAACAGCTCTCAGGAGGTGGAGAGCCTGGTGCAGGACGAGACGCCAGTGCCCGTGGGCCCCTTCCGCGTGAAGCTGCAGCTGAAGAAGAAGAAGAACGGCGTGGACGTGCAGGCCTACATCAGCGGCGCCTCCGAGCCCTTCGCGCGCAAGTTCCTGGAGGGCTTCCAGGGGCGTTCGGGGAAGGTGGCGGTGGGGTGCCGCAACCTGAGCTGCACCTTCGATGACTTGGTGGTGCGGGGCGTCCAGACGAAGAAGTCCGCGCACGACAAGGTGGCGGAAACCGAACAGGAGTGA